In the Acidobacteriota bacterium genome, AACGACCGGTTTGCGATGCGCGCCGAGGGCCTCTTCAGCCAGCGTGGCGCGAAGCAGACCATCGGCAGTATCGAAAACGATGTCACCCTGACGTATTTTGACCTGCCGTTGCTGGCAGTATTCGGCAACACCACCACGGAAGAAACCCGCTTCAATGTATTTACGGGACCGCAGGCGAGCTTCCTTGTGAGCGCCAAGGACGACTTCGGAGGCTTTAATGACGATGAAGTCAAGGGTGTGGATTTTGGCTGGACCCTTGGCGCCGGAGTCGAGCGTGGCAGGGCAAGCCTTGATGTCAGGTATACCCTCGGCCTGACCAATGCCGACAACTCGGCATCCGACGCCTCGATCAAGAACCGCACGTTTGCGGTGATGGTCGGCTACCGCCTCAAGTAGAACTCTCCCTGATTCCGGAGCCGGTCTGCCCCAGGCAGACTGGCTCCGGCTGTTAGGCGTAGAATCGTACCGTGCGCTTGCGCCGCCGACTGAATACGGTGCTGCTGCAATGGTTCCTGCTGCTGGTCGTGATCACCGGAACCGTCTGGGCCATTTCCCTGCCCGGCCTTCGTCGCAAGCTCGTTGACGAGCGGCTCCTGCTGGCACGCACAATCGCCCACTCCCTCGACACCACGATTTCGTCCGCCATCCAGCGCCTGGGTGGCCTCGCCGGCGACCTGCCCGAGTCAGCGGCAGACATGGCCGGGCCGTTGCACCGCTTTCGCTTCCAATCGCTGTTTGGTGAGTCCGTGTATGTCCTGGACGACCACGCGCAGCTGGTGGCGGCCGATCCGCCCGGTGTTGAGCCATTGTCAGCGGCATGGCTCGGCTACCACGAGGCCGTCACGCCGCTCATGACCAAGACGGGGCCGAATGCCCACCCCGTCCTCGCCATCGTCCAGCCGTTCAAACGGCTGGGTCGGGATTATTACCTCATCGCCGAGCTCAATCCCGTTGGCTCTCCACTGAGCCAGTTTCTCAAGGACCTCGAGCTCGATCCCAGCATTGGTATTCGGGTGGCCGACGTTGAAGGACGCGTCCTCGCGTCCGACGACCCGGCACATTTGCTCAGAGCGCTGCCGGGAGCGGCGGCCATGGGCGATCGCATTGGCGCCCACCGGCCGCTGGTGGTGGATGGTGGCGGGACACTGACGGTGATGGCGCCGCTGCGATTCGCCTCCTGGGGCGTGGTCATAGAGCAGCACACGGCAGACGCCTACGCGGGTGTCAACGCGACCAGCCGGGCGCTTGTGATCACGGGCTTCATCCTCGCCGTGGTCGGGGTGATGCTGGCGCGCACGTTGTCGAAGTCGGTGGTGTCGCCCATCCGCCACCTGTCGCGGCAGGCCGAGGCGATGCGCGCCGGCGACCTCTCCAGTGCTATCGCCGTTTCGGGCGACCACGAGGTGGAGGTGTTGGCGCGAACGCTTGACGAGGCACGCGCGCGGCTTCGGGCCACGCTGGACGAACTCCAGGCCTTCAACGAACGGCTGGAGGAGCAGGTGGCCGTGCGCACGCGGCTGATTGTGCAGCAGGACGAACAACGCAAGGTGTTGCTGCGCCGCATGCTGGGCGCCACCGAGGATGAGCGGCGCCGGCTCGCACGCGAACTGCACGACGAGATCGCGCAACTCCTCACCGTGATTCAGATGTCACTGCACAACGTGGCCCTCGATACTCCGGCGATGACGCAGGCCAAGGCCCTGCTCGTCAAGACGCAGCAGGAGGTCCACCGCATCATCCACGACCTCCGCCCATCACTGCTCGATGATCTGGGGTTGCCGACAGCCATGAAGTCGTATGCGGAGGATCACTTGAAGCGGCAGGGCATCAGCGTCCACCTGGAGATCGAGGACGACTTGCCGCCGCGCCCGGAAATTGAAACCGTGATCTTCCGGATCTACCAGGAACTGGTCACGAACGTACTGCGGCATGCCAAGGCCGAGCATGTGTCGATTGAACTGTACCGGAAGGGCGACGTTGTGGTCCTCGCCGTGGAAGATGATGGCCAGGGGTTCGACACGGGGGCGCAGACGGATCGCGCCGGCCTGACCGGCATGCGCGAGCGGGCGGCACTGGTGAATGGCACAATTCGGTTTGACAGCGAGGCGGGCATGGGCACGCACGTGGTCGTGGAGATTCCCCTCCAATGATTCGAGTGGCCATCGTCGACGATCACGACCTGGTGCGCGCCGGCATTCGCGCGATCCTGGAGCAGGACCCGCTGTTCCAGGTGGTGGGAGAGACCGGTGATGGGCAGGACGCCATCCGCCTGGTCACCGCTCTGCGGCCCGATGTCGTGCTGATGGACGTCCATCTGCCCGGCGGCCTTGGCGGCCTCGACGCCACCGAGGCCATCGTCAAGGACTGTCCCGGCGTCAAGGTCATCGTGTTGACGCAGTATGAAAATCGCGAGTACATCCGCCGGGCGCTGCGCATCGGCGCGCGCGGGTACCTGCTCAAGAGCAGCGCGGCGCCGGAGTTGCTGGATGCGATCAAGACCGTGCACGCCGGCCAGCGCTACCTGCATCCATCCGTCGCTGACGAGCTGGTGGACCTCGTCACGGCCGGCCGGTCCATCGAAGACTCAGAGGATGACTACGACCGGCTCACGACGCGCGAGAAGCAGGTCTTCAAACTGCTGGCCGAGGGTAAGACGAGCCGCGACATTTCGAAGTACCTGACGATCAGTCTCAAGACCGCCATGACGCACCGGACCAACATCATGGAGAAGCTGAACATGCACACGCGGTCAGAGTTGATCCGCTACGCGGTCAGGAAAGCCGTGATTTCTGTGGACGGAACCTGACGATCACGCCGGCGCGAGCGTATCAGCGAAGCGCCTGAGCTCGCCCTCCGGCAGGCTGGTTTCGATCTCGACCCAGAACTCGCCGCGCTCGAGGAGCACGTGGTGCCGCGATCCTTCCATCCACCACGTGGACCCTGGCACGCCGCCCAGCGCGGCTGCGAGCGGCGGGTGCGCGGGCTTCTGGCCTCCGCGGCGCTGTGTCACCGACAGATACTGATCTCCCTGCTGCCAGACGACCTCGAACGTTGGAGACGGGCTGAGCCAGACCTGCATGCTGACCGGGCCAGTCCCGAGCGTGGCCGGCCGGTAGCCGGGGATGAGCGGCGTGAACCCGGCCAGGCGACGCACATCTTCCAGCCGCTCCACTCGAATGGGACCCTGTCTGGTTTCCGGGAAGGCCACGGGAAGGGCCGTGTGCAGCAGGCGCAGACCGAGCGCCACGACGCCCGTGATCAACAGGAAGGTCCGCAGGCCTTTCAGACGATCCATGGCAGAAGCCCGAGCAGCACGGTAGATGCCGCGAGCATAGTGAGGGGCGGAAGGGCGTGGTCCTGCGGGCCTCCAGCGAGGAGCACATCCACACGTTTGCGAAGCGCGCCTCGCGCGGCCACATCGCGGCGATCGGTGGAGTGATAAAACTTCAGCAGGACCCGGCCCAGCAGGTGCGGGTCACGGCCCCGCGCCGCCACGGCGTCGCAGGCGATCTCGACTTCGTTGCAGTATTCGCGAAACGCCCACAAGGCCACCGGGTTGTAGCACTGCACCAGGCGCACGGCAAACAGCGCATGTGTGTGCCACCAGCGGCCGTCGCACCAGTGCGCGTGTTCATGCGCCACCACGGCTTCCCACTCAGGGGCGGTGAGCGAATCGAGCGCTCCGCGCGAGACGATCAACTGCGGGCGGCCCGGCCGGCCGCTGGTCACGACCAGTACCGACGCCAATGGGCTGACGCGCACCACGCACTGTGCCCACCCTGGCCGCCCGTGCACCATGGCCTCCAGGAATCCGGGCACGTCCGTGCCGTCCGCCTTGGGCCGCCGCAGCGCCGGTAGCAGCTCCTGCCACATCGTGAACGCCACGGCGAGAATGGCCAGCAACACGAATGCATCCACCACGTGAAGACTGCCCGGCAGCGGCACCGCCAGAATTCTGGCGCTGTTCAGAATGGCCGTGCCTTCGGCGAACTCCACTCGTCCGCGTCCCGGAATGGCCGCGGTCACCATCGGCAGCACGAGGAGCAGGGCCAGAAGGTGGCGTTTCGTGCGGCCGGACGGCAAACGCACCTGCCGGGTCCACGCATAGAGGATGCTCCCCATGACGGCGGAATGCAGGGCGACCTGCCAGAGATACGTCACTTTTTTTCGAAGAGGTCTTCGTACTCCAGCGCATGTTCGTGGCGGAGTTTCTCCTTGCGGATCTTGCCGGTGAAGATGCTGGTATCAATGGGGAATGACTCCGGCGCCAGATGCGCGCCGGCGATGTGCCACACGAGCACGATGAGGAACGCAAACAGCGCTTCGTAACTGTGCATGGCCTTGGCGGCCGGAATCAGCTCCGCCGGGAGGTACCGCGAAATGAGGATCGGGAAGTAGAGAATATATCCCGTGGCCACCATGATCAGGCTGCCGAAGATCAGGCCCCAGTACTCAAACTTCTGCCGGTAGTCGTACCGGCCAAATTTGGGCGCCGCCTCGGTGTAGCCGGCGTAGTACCGGAGGTTGTTGATGGCGTCCCGGAAGTCCTGCCGGCCCAGCAGCATGGATGGCTTCATGCGGCCGGACAGCACGCCGGTGATCGCCACCGTCAGGTGGGCGACCACCAACCCGGTGAACAGGATGCCGGCGGCGCGGTGGAGCCATCGCGTGGCAAAGATCCCGCCCAGATGGTCAACCACCCAGCGACTGGCGTCCGACGTGGGCCACCCCTGCGGCATTCCTGTCACGAGCAGCAGGCCAAACAGCACGATCACCGCCGCGTGCTGGAACCGGCTCCAGGAGGAGAACCGTACGACGTATTCGTTGGGATCGGGCTGGGGCATGAGTGGCGTCTCCATCATCGACCCGACGACATGCGATACACGTGCAGCAACAGGTTCATGATCAAGCCGAGCACGGCGAACGGGATGAAGAACTTGTAGAACGACTCCACCGCCCACACCATTGGCGCATTCCGCGGAGACGGCGGGTAGTGCGACAGCCACGCCGCAGGGAATGTCTTGACCGCATCCTGATGGCACTTGCTGCAGGCTGCCGACACCGTGGCAGTCATGGCGTCATGTCCCTTCAGTCTCGGAGACGCGATGTTGTGCACCCCATGACAGTCATTGCAGGTGACGACGATCTGTTGTTGATCCTCGGAGAGGTTGCGTGA is a window encoding:
- a CDS encoding response regulator transcription factor, translated to MIRVAIVDDHDLVRAGIRAILEQDPLFQVVGETGDGQDAIRLVTALRPDVVLMDVHLPGGLGGLDATEAIVKDCPGVKVIVLTQYENREYIRRALRIGARGYLLKSSAAPELLDAIKTVHAGQRYLHPSVADELVDLVTAGRSIEDSEDDYDRLTTREKQVFKLLAEGKTSRDISKYLTISLKTAMTHRTNIMEKLNMHTRSELIRYAVRKAVISVDGT
- a CDS encoding PorT family protein; translated protein: MSTNHRSIRLYSLALAALVLVPAVAAAQTAPLTTFGVKAGVNVATLSSEDSTAELGQKIGLVGGVFVGRSINDRFAMRAEGLFSQRGAKQTIGSIENDVTLTYFDLPLLAVFGNTTTEETRFNVFTGPQASFLVSAKDDFGGFNDDEVKGVDFGWTLGAGVERGRASLDVRYTLGLTNADNSASDASIKNRTFAVMVGYRLK
- a CDS encoding HAMP domain-containing protein; translation: MRLRRRLNTVLLQWFLLLVVITGTVWAISLPGLRRKLVDERLLLARTIAHSLDTTISSAIQRLGGLAGDLPESAADMAGPLHRFRFQSLFGESVYVLDDHAQLVAADPPGVEPLSAAWLGYHEAVTPLMTKTGPNAHPVLAIVQPFKRLGRDYYLIAELNPVGSPLSQFLKDLELDPSIGIRVADVEGRVLASDDPAHLLRALPGAAAMGDRIGAHRPLVVDGGGTLTVMAPLRFASWGVVIEQHTADAYAGVNATSRALVITGFILAVVGVMLARTLSKSVVSPIRHLSRQAEAMRAGDLSSAIAVSGDHEVEVLARTLDEARARLRATLDELQAFNERLEEQVAVRTRLIVQQDEQRKVLLRRMLGATEDERRRLARELHDEIAQLLTVIQMSLHNVALDTPAMTQAKALLVKTQQEVHRIIHDLRPSLLDDLGLPTAMKSYAEDHLKRQGISVHLEIEDDLPPRPEIETVIFRIYQELVTNVLRHAKAEHVSIELYRKGDVVVLAVEDDGQGFDTGAQTDRAGLTGMRERAALVNGTIRFDSEAGMGTHVVVEIPLQ
- a CDS encoding cytochrome b/b6 domain-containing protein, which codes for MMETPLMPQPDPNEYVVRFSSWSRFQHAAVIVLFGLLLVTGMPQGWPTSDASRWVVDHLGGIFATRWLHRAAGILFTGLVVAHLTVAITGVLSGRMKPSMLLGRQDFRDAINNLRYYAGYTEAAPKFGRYDYRQKFEYWGLIFGSLIMVATGYILYFPILISRYLPAELIPAAKAMHSYEALFAFLIVLVWHIAGAHLAPESFPIDTSIFTGKIRKEKLRHEHALEYEDLFEKK